Proteins found in one Melospiza melodia melodia isolate bMelMel2 chromosome 13, bMelMel2.pri, whole genome shotgun sequence genomic segment:
- the IRF8 gene encoding interferon regulatory factor 8, with product MCDRNGGRRLRQWLIEQIDSELYAGLIWENEDKSMFRIPWKHAGKQDYNQEVDASIFKAWAVFKGKFKEGDKAEPATWKTRLRCALNKSPDFEEVTDRSQLDISEPYKVYRIVPEEEQKCKAGVANGSSLNDVTDMDCSSSAIDDLIKEPSCVDEYLGIIKRSPSPPQETCRNPPIPDWWVQQPSPALPLMNGYSSYEQYHSGYSQMVISFYYSGRLVGHVSTSCSEGCRISLGQPSGHGEKLYAPDALEHVRFPSADAIQNERQKQITRKLFGHLDRGVLLHSNKQGIFIKRLCQGRVFWSGNTMAYKDRPNKLDREDVVKIFDTNLFFRELQQYYNNQGRFPDSRVMLCFGEEFPDAVPLRCKLILVQVEQLYLRQVVDEAGKSCSSSPMLPMAEEPQHEQGYRIFQDICTTRPLFRESQQIAV from the exons ATGTGTGACAGGAACGGCGGGCGGCGGCTGCGGCAGTGGCTGATCGAGCAGATCGACAGCGAGCTCTACGCGGGGCTCATCTGGGAGAACGAGGACAAGTCCATGTTCCGCATCCCCTGGAAGCACGCCGGCAAGCAGGACTACAACCAGGAGGTGGATGCTTCCATTTTCAAG GCCTGGGCTGTTTTCAAAGGCAAGTTCAAGGAGGGTGACAAAGCCGAGCCGGCCACATGGAAGACGCGGCTGCGCTGCGCCCTGAACAAGAGCCCTGACTTTGAGGAGGTGACAGACAGGTCCCAGCTGGACATCTCCGAGCCCTACAAGGTCTACAGGATCgtgccagaggaggagcagaagT GCAAAGCAGGGGTGGCCAACGGGAGCAGCCTGAACGATGTCACCGACATggactgcagctcctctgccatcGACGACCTCATCAAGGAG CCCTCCTGTGTGGATGAGTACCTGGGCATCATCAAGAGGAGCCCCTCACCCCCACAGGAGACCTGCAGGAACCCCCCAATACCCGACTGGTGGGtgcagcagcccagccctg CGTTGCCCCTGATGAATGGATACTCCAGCTATGAGCAGTATCACTCAG GTTATTCCCAGATGGTGATCAGCTTCTACTACAGCGGGAGGCTGGTGGGCCACGTCAGCACCTCGtgctctgagggctgcaggaTCTCCCTGGGGCAGCCCTCGGGCCACGGGGAGAAGCTCTACGCCCCCGATGCCCTGGAGCACGTGCGGTTCCCCTCGGCCGACGCCATCCAGAACGAGCGGCAGAAGCAGATCACCAGGAAGCTCTTTGGCCACCTGGACAGGGGTGTCCTCCTGCACAGCAACAAGCAGGGCATCTTCATCAAgaggctctgccagggcagggtcTTCTGGAGTGGCAACACCATGGCCTACAAGGACAGGCCCAACAAGCTGGACAGGGAGGATGTGGTGAAGATCTTTGACACCAATTTGTTCTTCCGAG agctgcagcagtacTACAACAACCAGGGCCGCTTCCCTGACAGCAGGGTCATGCTGTGCTTCGGGGAGGAGTTCCCAGACGCGGTGCCCCTGAGGTGTAAACTCATCCTTGTCCAG GTGGAGCAGCTGTACCTGAGGCAGGTGGTGGACGAGGCTGgcaagagctgcagctccagccccatgCTGCCCATGGCTGAGG